A region of the Methylobacterium nodulans ORS 2060 genome:
CGCCGCTCCTGGAGGCGCTGAATGCGGGAGCGATCGATTTCGGCTCGGCCGGCGAGGCGCCGCCGATCTTCGCGCAGGCGGCGGGCGACGCCCTCGTCTACGTGGCGAATGAGCCCCCTGCGCCCCAGGGCGAGGCGATTTTGGTGCCGAAGGACAGCCCCGTCCGGACGGTGGCGGACCTGCGCGGCCGGACCATTGCGCTCAACAAGGGCTCGAACGTGCATTTCCTGGTGGTGCGCGCGCTGGAGCAGGCGGGCGTGCCCTACGATCAGGTGAAGCTCGCCTTCCTGGCGCCGGCGGATGCGGGCGCGGCCTTCGCGCGCGGCAGCGTCGACGCCTGGGCGATCTGGGACCCGTTCCTGGCTTCCGGCGAACAGGCCCATGCGGCCCGCACGCTGACGACCGGCGAGGGGCTGGTGCCGAACCGGCAGTTCTATCTGTCGCGGCGCGCCTTCGTGGCGGGGCACGCCAAGGCGCTCGACGCCACACTCGCGGCCATCGCCGCGATCGACGCCTGGGCCAAGGACAACACCGGTGCGGTGGCGCAGGAACTCGCGCCGCTCGTCGGCATCCCGGCGCCGGTACTCACGGTGGCGCTGCGGCGTCAGAGCTACGGCGTCGCACCGCTCGATGCCGCCGCGGTCGCCGACCAGCAGCGGGTCGCCGACACCTTCCATCGGCTCGGCCTGCTGCCGAAGCCCCTCACCATCGCCGACGCGGTGCGCCGGCCAGGCACCTGAAGGATCCTCTCCATGACGTTCCCGACCCGTCGCGCCGTCCTCGGCGGTCTGGCCGGCAGCCTTGCGGGCAGCCTCGCGGCCCCTGCCCTCGTGCGGGCCGCCCCACAGACGATCCGCTTCGCCTACCAACGCTCCTCGACGCTGCTCACGATCCTCAAGACCAACGGCACGCTGGAGCAGCGGCTCTCCCCCAAGGGCTTCGGGGTGAGCTGGCACCTGTTCAACAGCGTGATCGAGCCGATGAACGCGGGCAGCACCGACTTCCACGCGGACGTGGCCGATGCGGTGCCGATCTTCACGCAGGCGGCGGGAGCCCCGCTGACCTTCTATGCCAAGGAGGATCCCTCGCCTTCGGCCGAGGCGATCATCGTGCATGCGGATTCGCCGATCCGCACGGTGGCGGATCTCAGGGCCAAGACGGTCGGGTTCCAGCGCGGATCGGGTTGTCACTTCATCCTGACCGCGGCGCTCAAGCGGGCGGGCCTCACGCCGGCGGATATCAGGCCGGCGCATCTCAACGCCTCGGACGGGGCGGCGGCCTTCGAGCGGCGCAGCCTCGATGCCTGGGTGATCTGGGATCCGTTCCTCGCCATCGCGCAGGCGAAGAGCCCGGTGCGGGTGATCGCCGATGCCACCGGCTTCTCCAGCTACAACCGGTACTACACTGTCAACACCGCCTTCGCGGAGGCGCATCCGGAGGTGGTGGGAGTGGTGTTCGACGCGCTCACCGAGGCCGGCCGCTGGGTGAAGGGCAACCCGAAAGCAGCTGCGGAATTCCTTTCACCCATCTGGGGCGACGTGCCGGTGGGCATCGTCGAGACGGTGAACGCGCGCCGGAGCTACGCGGTGAAGCCGGTCCTTCGCGAGGCCTTGGGTGAGCAGCAGGTGATCGCCGACACCTTCCACGAGGCCGGCCTGATCCCCCGGCGCATCGACGCCACGGCGGTGCCGCTGTGGCATCCCGAGACGCGCGGCTGAATTCGGGTGTCCAGAGGGCGAGCCCTCTGGCGGGGTGCAGGGACGGAGTCCCTGCGACAGAGGACTTGATGGGAATGACACTTCCGCGCTTCGGCGTCTGGGCGCCGGTCCACGGCAGCCGGGCGGCGCATCACGATCCGGACGAGCCCGACGACGCCTCCTGGGCGCGCAACCGCGCGCTGGTGCTTGAGGCCGAGGCGCTCGGCTACGATTCGGTGCTGGTGGCGCAGCACACGGTGAATCCCTACGACGACACCCGCGACCAGCTTGAAACCTGGACCGCCACGGCGGCGCTGGCCGCGCTGACGCGGCGGATCGAGCTCATCGCGGCGATCAAGCCGGGGCTCTTCCACCCGGCGGTGCTCGCCAAGATGGCGCTGCAGATCGAGCACATCAGCGAGGGGCGCTTCGCGCTGAATCTCGTCAACGCCTGGAACGCCACGGAATTCGAGGCGGCGGGCCTCCCCTTCCCGGACCACGACGATCGCTACGCCTACGGACGGGAGTGGATCGCGCTCGTCTCGCGGCTGATGCAGGGCGAGCGGGTGAGCCACGAGGGCCGCCACTTCCGGGTGAGCGACCTGCAGTTGCGGCCCGCCGACCCGTATAGGACGCGCCCGCGGATCTATCTCGGGGGCGAGTCCGAGCCGGCGCGGGCCCTCGTCGCGGATCACGGCGACGTGTGGTTCATCAACGGCCAGCCGCTCGACGCGGTCCGCCGCCTGATCGCGGATGCGTCCGCGCGACCGCGCCACCTGCCGCCGCTGCGCTTCGGCCTCTCGGCCTTCGTGATCGCGCGCGAGACGGATGCGGAGGCGGAGGCCGAGCATGCGCGACTGCTGGCGCTCGCGGCGGAGGACGCAGGCATGCGGGAGGCGAGCCGCACGCGGGTCGACCCGCAGGTCGTGATGATCCGCACCATGGCGAGGGCACGGGCGGTGGGCACCAACGGCGGCACGGCGGCAGGGCTGGTCGGCAGCTACGCCACGGTGGCGGAGCGCATCGCCGCCTTCGGGGCTGCGGGCATCGAGTTGTTCATGCTGCAGTTCCAGCCCTTCGAGGCGGAGATGCGCCGCTTCGCCGAGCAGGTGCGGTCCCTCCTCGGCTGAGGGTCAGCGGGTCGGCGGCTCCCAGATCCCGAGAGCCGCCGTGTCGACGGGCCGGGGCAGCAGTCCTTCGGCCGCAAGGGCGGCGAGCGCGCCCTAGCATGGCCCAATGCAGCTTCAGTGTCGAGCGGCGGACGACGAGCGTCGCTGCCGAGAGACTCCCCCTATCGCCGCATCGCAGAGAGCATCATCCGCCCTCGCACCGCAAAAACAGCAATACATTCTGTTGATCTCGCCGATCCGCGCATGGGATGAAGTAGCTGTCCCTGCTGCGCAGGCTGGTTATTCTTGAATGATCATCCACATTGCGCACCGGACCACATGATTGTCCTATCACAGCCGATGGAGCGCCCGATGCGGCGAATGATGCTTGGTGTCCTTCTGGTCCTCTTGGGCCTCAGCGCGGTGGCGCAGGCCGACGAGAAGCCTCTGCGGATCGGCGTGACCGCTGGTCCGGTAGCGCAGGTGGTGCAGTTCGCCGCCGGCCTCGCCAAGGAGCGGGGCCAGCGCGTGGAGGTGGTCGAGTTCACCGACTGGGTCACGCCGAACGAGGCAGTGAACACGGGCGATCTCGACGCTAACCTCTTCCAGCACGGGGCCTTCCTCGCACTTCAGAACGCCAAGCGCGGCACCAAGCTGGTGCAGGTCGATCCGGTCGGGCTGATCGCCCCGATCGGGCTGTTCTCGAAAAAGCTCCGATCGCTGGAGGCGGTTCCGGTCGGCGGCTCGGTGGCGATCCCGAACGAGCCGCTCAATGGGGCGCGCGGCCTGCGCCTGCTGGAGAAGGCGGGGCTCATCACGCTCGCGCCCGGCAAGGGGCTCGCGGTGACGAAGTTCGACGTGGTCGCCAATCCGAAGAAGCTCGACATCATCGAGCTCGACGCGGCGCAGCTCTACCGCTCGCTCGACGACGTGACACTCGCGATGGTGAACCTCACCTACCTGATCCCGGCGGGCGGCGACCCGAACTCGGCGCTCCTGCTCGACCGCTCGGCGGACGACCAGTTCGTGCTGCGCTTCACCGCCCGCGAGGACCGCAAGAACGACCCGCGCCTGCGCCGCTTCGTCGAGACCTTCAAGGCGCCCGAGGTGAAGAGCTACATCGAGCGCAACCTTCCCGCCTTCGTTCCGGCTTGGCCGGGGGCGTAGCGGGCGCCCCGGACGGGGCGCGCGGGCGCCCGTTCGGGCGCCCGCCCCGCGTCGGGCTATCCCTGCCCGACGCGGTACTGCTTGGGCGGCACCGTTCCGTTCACGGCGAAATCCCCCACGATGCGGTCGCGGTAGATGCGCGGGTTGTGCGACGCGATGGTGCGGGCGTTGCGCCAGTAGCGGTCGAGACCGAGCGAGCGCGCCGTGGCCGAGGCGCCGAGCGCGTCGAACAGCAGGGTCGTGGCGTCGAGGACGAGGCTCGTCACCACCGTCACCGACTGGTTGACCTCAATGTCGGCAACCGCGCCGGCGGCCTCCGCGGTCTCGGAATCGCCCGCCTGGTCGATCTCATAGACCCGCTGCACCGCTTCGGCGTTCTTGAGCGCGACGACCCCCGCCGCGTAGGCGGCGCCGCGCACCCGGCCGACGACCTGGAGCACCTGCGGGTCCTCCGCGATGCGGGCTGCGTTGCCGTGGCTGTAGACGCGGCGGCGCTCGCCGACGAGGCGCGCCACGTCCTCGGCCGCCGCCCGCGCGATGCCGGCGAGCGTCGCGAGGTGGACGAGCTGGAAGAACGCCATCGCGTAGCGGAAGCGGCCCGGGTCCGGGTTCACGAGGTCGGCCGTCAGCGCGACGTCGGTGAAGCGCACGGTGCCGCTGGCGGTGAGCGCCTGACCGAAGCCGTCCCAGTCATCGATCACCGCGACGCCCGGGGCGCGACGGGGCACCGCAGCGCCGACCGGCGCACCACTCTCGTCCTCCGCCGCGAGATGGATCCAGTCCGCGAAGAGCGAGCCCGTCGTGTAATACTTGGTGCCGTTCAGCCGCCAGCCGGCACCGTCGCGGCGCAGCACCGTCTCGAAGGAGCCGACCTTGGCGGATCCGGATTCCGAGACGCCGCTCCCCACCGTCTCCCCGCGGGCGATCCGCTCGATCCAGGCCTCGCGCCACGCGGGAAAGCGCGAGTTCAGAGCGTCCTCGGTGAAGCCGAAATGGGCGCGAAGCGCGTTGGTGACGTTCGAGTCCGCCGCCGAGAGTTCGATCAGGAGGTTGAACAGCTCCGGCAGCGTCGCATCGTGGCCGTTGCGCGCACGCGGGAGGCGCAAAGTGGTGAAGCCGGCCTCACGCAGCCACGCGATCTCCTCGTGCGGCAGCCGGCGGTCGCGGTCGCGCTCGGCGGCAGTCTCGCAGATGCGCCGGAAGACCGGCCGGAAGCGCTCGGCCAGATCCTCGTAGCGGGCGCTCGGCCCAGCCCCCCACCCTGCCTGGATCTGCGACATCGGTCCTGCTCCCTGTCACGCGCGGGCGCAGCCGCGCTAGCCATTAGTGCACTTATCTGATAGACAAATTGGAGAACGAAACAAGCGCATCTCGCAAGGGGCCGGTCCGTTTTTCAAATCGAACG
Encoded here:
- a CDS encoding aliphatic sulfonate ABC transporter substrate-binding protein; the encoded protein is MPAIAARRKLRRRGLYETWILLSAFAFVFFTVLTARAEEAVIRVGYQKYGTLVLLKGKGLLEQKLKPLGYRVVWAEFPSGPPLLEALNAGAIDFGSAGEAPPIFAQAAGDALVYVANEPPAPQGEAILVPKDSPVRTVADLRGRTIALNKGSNVHFLVVRALEQAGVPYDQVKLAFLAPADAGAAFARGSVDAWAIWDPFLASGEQAHAARTLTTGEGLVPNRQFYLSRRAFVAGHAKALDATLAAIAAIDAWAKDNTGAVAQELAPLVGIPAPVLTVALRRQSYGVAPLDAAAVADQQRVADTFHRLGLLPKPLTIADAVRRPGT
- a CDS encoding aliphatic sulfonate ABC transporter substrate-binding protein, whose translation is MTFPTRRAVLGGLAGSLAGSLAAPALVRAAPQTIRFAYQRSSTLLTILKTNGTLEQRLSPKGFGVSWHLFNSVIEPMNAGSTDFHADVADAVPIFTQAAGAPLTFYAKEDPSPSAEAIIVHADSPIRTVADLRAKTVGFQRGSGCHFILTAALKRAGLTPADIRPAHLNASDGAAAFERRSLDAWVIWDPFLAIAQAKSPVRVIADATGFSSYNRYYTVNTAFAEAHPEVVGVVFDALTEAGRWVKGNPKAAAEFLSPIWGDVPVGIVETVNARRSYAVKPVLREALGEQQVIADTFHEAGLIPRRIDATAVPLWHPETRG
- a CDS encoding LLM class flavin-dependent oxidoreductase is translated as MTLPRFGVWAPVHGSRAAHHDPDEPDDASWARNRALVLEAEALGYDSVLVAQHTVNPYDDTRDQLETWTATAALAALTRRIELIAAIKPGLFHPAVLAKMALQIEHISEGRFALNLVNAWNATEFEAAGLPFPDHDDRYAYGREWIALVSRLMQGERVSHEGRHFRVSDLQLRPADPYRTRPRIYLGGESEPARALVADHGDVWFINGQPLDAVRRLIADASARPRHLPPLRFGLSAFVIARETDAEAEAEHARLLALAAEDAGMREASRTRVDPQVVMIRTMARARAVGTNGGTAAGLVGSYATVAERIAAFGAAGIELFMLQFQPFEAEMRRFAEQVRSLLG
- a CDS encoding acyl-CoA dehydrogenase family protein, with translation MSQIQAGWGAGPSARYEDLAERFRPVFRRICETAAERDRDRRLPHEEIAWLREAGFTTLRLPRARNGHDATLPELFNLLIELSAADSNVTNALRAHFGFTEDALNSRFPAWREAWIERIARGETVGSGVSESGSAKVGSFETVLRRDGAGWRLNGTKYYTTGSLFADWIHLAAEDESGAPVGAAVPRRAPGVAVIDDWDGFGQALTASGTVRFTDVALTADLVNPDPGRFRYAMAFFQLVHLATLAGIARAAAEDVARLVGERRRVYSHGNAARIAEDPQVLQVVGRVRGAAYAAGVVALKNAEAVQRVYEIDQAGDSETAEAAGAVADIEVNQSVTVVTSLVLDATTLLFDALGASATARSLGLDRYWRNARTIASHNPRIYRDRIVGDFAVNGTVPPKQYRVGQG
- a CDS encoding MetQ/NlpA family ABC transporter substrate-binding protein; the encoded protein is MRRMMLGVLLVLLGLSAVAQADEKPLRIGVTAGPVAQVVQFAAGLAKERGQRVEVVEFTDWVTPNEAVNTGDLDANLFQHGAFLALQNAKRGTKLVQVDPVGLIAPIGLFSKKLRSLEAVPVGGSVAIPNEPLNGARGLRLLEKAGLITLAPGKGLAVTKFDVVANPKKLDIIELDAAQLYRSLDDVTLAMVNLTYLIPAGGDPNSALLLDRSADDQFVLRFTAREDRKNDPRLRRFVETFKAPEVKSYIERNLPAFVPAWPGA